The sequence AAATCTTGACCACATCGAGCAGATCATAACTTCCCCGCACCTTCCTTTGGGCATAGGTATATCTCATTTTAAAATAAGGGATAGTCGCTGAGATCACTGCAACGAAAAGTGGAAAACGCCAGGTGCCTTGCATCGGCCGACTGTTATCGAAGGAAATCCCCTCCATAAAGGGATTATTAAAGTTTAGATGCCCAGGAAGCTCACTCAGAGTCAGCAGTCCTGAGAGGAAGACCGCAACGAATAGAAATCCCATACGCATTACAAACCTCAGGACACTGATTCCCGGCTCATACTTCCGGTGCACGAAATACAGCAGATTATCCAGGTGACGGTAGATCCACAACCTTCTCTTGAATTTGTTAACCTTTTTGCCAAAAACACTCCTTCCGCGTTGAATTCGATATTCCAGCTTCTGCCCTACCTGCCGCAAATGCCGCTCGACAAGCGGCTTAACCATAAGCCACAGTCCCCACGCGACCAGTAAATGAAAGACAAAACGCAGGATGTAAAATAACAGCACCAAACCTCTCACCTCCTCACTCGTTCAGAACGATCTTTGACTTCAGGCTTTCCTTTAAGGGTTCTGCCATGGGTTTGGCGACCGCCAGTCGTTCAAGCTCCTTCAACAGCTTGTGTGCAGCTTCCGAATCCTTCTTCTTCATTTTCTGAACTAAGCCAGCTGTCAGCTTATCATTATAGGTCCAGCCCGACTGCTCTGGCTCCCAGCGCATGAGATCATTCGCGAATACTGAATTTTTGTTTTCTTCATAAAAAACCTCTGATATTCGCGTCAGCCGTTTCTTCCCGTTCGGAACACTTTCCAGAATAAATACCAGCTCGCAGGATTTCAGTGCAGAGATCAAATGTCCCTTTAGACTGCCTCCAATCCTTGTAGATACGGCAAAAGCTCCTTGGTACGGAATATCCTCCGAATCAACGGTATGGAAGGTGCCCGTTATGCCGTCATACCCTTTTTCCCCGCTCCACAGATAAAATTCCCATTCGTTATAGCGCATTTCGGTCATATATAAAATATTGGGATCATGCCGCAGCGACTCTACGCCAACCTCCATCAGCTCTTCGTTAGTGGCCTGAATGGGAATAATCCGATGCCCTTTAATCTGGTAAGGCAGAATGGATTCGGGATGTTTCTCAATCATAACTACCCCCATGCAGGATGTAGAGCCAAGCAGCTGTTCACCCACAATGGTATTGGCAAAGGTTGTTTTCCCAGAACCTACTGCTCCCGCGATAATCGTATTGCGGAACGTGGCCGACAGGGTCCGGATCAGCTCGATCGCTTCCGCGGGAATACATTCGGTGCCAGCCTGATCTTCCAAATCGAGAAATTCAACCACCTGGCGGCGCAGTGAAATTGTAGTGAATCCCTCCCATACCCGAGGCGATACCCAGATTGCCAGTCGAATGAAGCGGCCGGGCCAGAGCGGATCATCCATTTTGAATTCCACCGAAGGGTTGTCCTTGTTCAGCTTCTTGTTAGGATCACTCTTCAGCAAAGAGCGCTTCAACTGCTCGACCCTATCTAATGAAGGCATATCGTATGGATAAGCTACGAATTTCCCTCTACGGTTATAAAAAATTTGTCGTCCGATCATCTGTAGACCGGTTGATTCGCTGTAGGCCCGGTCGGTGAACCAGCGATAGGCAGGTCCGAAGCCCTTCCATTCATGAAATAATGCTTCTGCTGCCGTCCGATAGGCTTCCGGGACTCTGCCGGTGAAGGGTGTTCTCCGCAAGTATTTTTCAATCTCATTCATGAAAAAGCTGACCGCCTGCGGATCGCCAATCAACGCCTTGGCATTCAGTTCGAAATAAGAATCGTCCTCCCGTTCCAGACCCACGTTCATCTCACTTTTCATTTTTTGCAGGAATGCATAGAAATCTTCTTTCCCTGGCTTGCTAGTACGCAGCACACTTTGCTTGAGGGAGAACAGCCGCTGAACCTTTGGCATTTGCTGCATCCATTGTTCATCATGCTGCTCCAGTTCTTGGTATTCGATCATATAAACATCCCTTTCTTGCGGGCTTCCGTCGCCAAACCTAGTGACACCAACAGGGCGTGCACCTTATCATCTACATGCTGAAGCTCTTTTTTGCCCAGGGGCAGACTCTCTTGAAAGGGTTGGTAGTACGGAAGTTCCAAAGCAATTTCACTGCCATAACGGAGCGCCAGGTTCTTGGAGGAAGTCACCTCTTCCACATTGCTGCGATTGATAATGAACTGGAAATCCTGGGGATGCAGATCCATATGTCCGGCCAGCTCCAGCAGCGGCTCCAATCTGTACTCGTGCTTCGGATGAGTGACTAGCATATGCAGCACCGATTTAAACATTCCTACGTACCAGGCAGCACTCTCCGGGATAGACCCGAAGTCGGCAATCACCACATCAGCGTTCTCTCCAGCTGTATTCAGCAAATATTCAATCTCCTCCTCCTGATAATCCTGAGCGCTTAGATAGTCGTAGTTGCCGGGGAGGTACAGATACCCTTCTTGTTTGACGAATTGTTCGAAGTCCTCAGCATGAATCAGCTTGCCTGTGATCTTAGGCCTTAGCCTATCCAGACTTATCGCTGCTTTGCGATCATAGCCGGGATCATATAAGTCCATTCCCAGCAAAATCACTCGGTGACCTGCCGCGGCAATTCGCCGTGCAAACAACTTAGCCACACTTGTACAGCCGATGCCGGGGCCTGAGCCAAAAAAACCGACCAGATTACAGCGCTCGTCTGAATCCTCATCCAGAATAAAGCGGATCTTCTCCACTACCGCTGACGAGGTGCAGCGCGGAGGCATGAAATATATCCCCAAACTTTCACAGAGCATATGTACGGCGTGATAGCCGCGCACTCCCTTTTGCAGATAAATATAGAGAATAGTTGTATTCGTATATTTGCGGCGCAGCTCGCTTAATCCCGGAACCGGCACCTGATCACTAGTAACCATCAGCATTTGACCTTCCGTATGGGTCGGTTCAGGCAGGACATTTTGTGTAATTACAGTAAACCCGGCACTTTTGAGCTCATTAACCGTCAATTGCTCCATACCCAAACTGAATATTTTCAAGACTTTCCCCCTCCTACTCGACCCTTACGATCCACAGCTTCTTGCCCTGCTCCAAATATTGCCCTAACAGCTGGCCATCACCTTTCTTTAGCTTCAATTCGGGTGAAGCCACCTTACCGGTTGACGTAAAGCGATTGTTGTCATTCCCCTGCTCCGAATCGAGCACATCATTATTGTCTTCCGTGCGCACATAATTAACGGTTACTCCGGTCAAAAACACCTGCTTAGAAGGTGCACTGGGCAGATTCGCTGGATCTTTCACAGTTGAGCTTGAGCGCTCACCTTCCACCAGATAAATATCTACCTTGTCCCGGCTGCGCAGCGAACCGTTAATGGCATAAATAGCTTCCTTCGGAATCGGAAAAATCCCTTCATCCTGCAGCGGTTCCAGATTACTTACATCCACTAATGATGCTGTCAAAATACTGCCGTCGGTCAGATTAACGTTCGTAATTTTGTGCTCTACCTGCCGGATATCAGTGATGACTCCCGAAGGGATATCCTTGGTCTGGACAGAATCCAGATACAGATCACTCGGCTTCAGCTCATAGTTCTTAGGCAAGAATTGACCATCCACCACCTTGATCTTGACCACAGTTTGAGATAACACATAAGGTTTGAAATAAAGGTCATAGCCCAGAAGCCCGCCGAAGCCGGTAATTAAGATTAGTGCCGCGAACAAGTAATTGCGTTTTAATAGCACAGACAAACCCTCTGCCTCCTTCAAAATACGTTTTTTGCACATGACAAAATACACTTTGGCCTAAGTATCCAAAATGCTGGTAAAATGCTTTTTTACCTGTAGGGGTTATGAAGAGTATTAGATTATCCGTTTGGGGTCACATGCTGAGGATGATTTGCTGTGGGATCGGCATCCCGACTGAAGAAGGATTCCAGTGAAAAACAAGCTACTTACCCGCATTGTCTTCCACTGGAAATTAAAGATTTAATTAAATACGACTGTCTTGTTATGATGAACCAGAATGCGGTCTTCAATATGCCATTTCACAGCTCGGGCCAGAACAACCCGCTCAATGGTACGCCCGATACGCTTCAGTTCGGTTACATCATCGCTGTGGCTAACTCGTTGCACGTCCTGCTCGATAATGGGACCTCCGTCAAGCTCTTCGGTAACATAGTGAGCTGTCGCGCCGATAATCTTCACTCCACGCTGATAAGCCTGGGCATACGGCTTACCGCCCACAAAAGCAGGCAAGAAGGAATGATGAATATTGATGATCCGGTGCCGGTAATGTTCAATGAACGATGGCGAAATAATCTGCATATAACGAGCCAGAATAATAACATCGATATCGTCCCCGATAACCTCAAGCTGACGTTTCTCTGCTTCATCCTTGGTAGTAGCACTAACCGGGATATGATGAAAAGGAATGCCGAAGGATTCAACGTAAGCCTTCATGTCCAAGTGGTTGCTTACCACGAGCGCAATTTCGGCATCCAGATCACCAGCCTGCCACTGCCAGAGCAGCTCGACGAGACAGTGATCTTCTTTGGAGACGAAGATTGCCAGCCTTTTCTTCTGACTCACATTGAAGATTTGCCAGTTCATCTTGAAGCGCTCCGCCACCCCGCCGAATATGGATCGCACCTCTTCCAGACGCTCGTCCAGTTTAGGAAGATCAAATTCCACTCGCATAAAGAACATGCCGCCATCAGGATCCATCGTATATTGATCTGATTGAACAATATTGGCGCCGTGCTGGTACAAAAAGTGTGATACAGCCGCCACGATCCCTGGTCCATCGGGACAGGAAATGAGCATACGCGCCCGGTTCGGATATTTTTCTTCACCTGACGAATGATCTCTCTTTACATGTAACTCCATAATTCTCTTGCCACCCTCTCATCTACTTGCGCAATCTATAGTTTAGCTTAGGCGTTAATAAGCAATTGTTTCCCCGCGAGCCAAGCGATCAGACGGTGATTAATAGCTTGCTCGCTGAGCTGCGGGAACAATCCGGCATTAGCAACATTATCATATAGCCGTTCAAGCGGCTCACGTGGATCTGCCTTCTTAGCCTTGGCATCGTTCTTCAACAGCTCCCAGACATCCAGCACATATTGACGAGAATCAAGCTCCTGCTTGGCGAAGAAGACATGCAGCATTTCAACCTCCTGCATAAACTCCGGTCCAAACCGTTCCGCTACATCTCCACGCAAGAGCGCGATTTCCACCTCATACATCGGACGCAACGTCTTGGCATCCTTGCCAATCCAAGGTGTCTCCAGAATGAACGGCAGGCCTGCCAACGCTTCATGATGAACGACCTTATTAATCGTCTCGAAGCCAATCCAGCCAGAGCCAATCGGAGTATGACGGTCCTTCTGTGCTCCGCGTGGATTCTTGCTGTCATTCAGGTGAATGACACCCAAGCGGTCTAGACCGATAGTCTGGTCAAACTGCTGCAGCACACCATCCAGATCATTAACGATATCATATCCCGCATCATGAATGTGACAGGTATCCAGACATACCGAAAGCCGTTGGTTGAATTCAACCTTGTCAATGATGGAGGCAAGCTCCTCAAAGCTGCGACCAATCTCAGTACCCTTGCCAGCCATGGTTTCAAGCGCAATATGAACCTCCGTCTCATCCGTGCCACCCAGAACCTCATTTAGTCCGTCGGCAATCCGCTGAATGCCGAATTGGGCATCCTTGTCCGTAAATGCGCCGGGATGCAACACAATATGCTTAACCCCAAGTGCGTGTGTACGGCGGATTTCTTCCTGCAGGAAATCAACAGCCAGTTGGAAAATGCTTTCCTTGTAGGAGCCGAGATTGATTATGTATGGCGCATGGACAACGATCTCCTCTACTCCATTGGCCTGCATCGCCAGCTTCCCTTCAATAGGGTACATTGAATCAATCGGTTTGCGGCGTGTATTCTGCGGCGCACCCGTATATATCATAAACGAGCTGGAACCATACTCATTTGCTTCATTGGCCGCGCTCAAGAGACCTTTGTCCGCGCAGGACACGTGAGAACCTATTTTTAGCATACTCTTACCTCTTTCCTTCACGAATTAACACTTATTCTACCGTGATCGGGAAAATAAATCTAGGCAAGGCTGATATGCCCGCTTATGCTACGCAAAACTATAGAAATACGCTATACTTTAGATGAAAGATGAATTTGTGATAATAATCATTGCCCAAAGGTGGTATGCCCATGGCTACACAATTAGGACTAGGCTTGTTATCCGCAGCACCCAGCAATTGGTTTATGAACACCATCGCATTCTGGACATTTTTGCTGCTAGGCACCATGTGTATCGGCGGTTTTTTTATGTTCCGCAAATTCTTGAAAGTACTGCCCAAAGCTGACGGGAAATCCAAGCTGGACTGGCAAAACTACTGGGTAGAGCGCAGCCGTCCGCTGTGGGGAGACGAGGCAAAGGCTTTTCTGGACCTGCTTGTTCAGCCTGTACCTTCACCCTTTCGCGACATCGCCAAACATTCCATTGCAGCCGAAATTGGTAAAATCGCCATCGAAGCTGATGCTTCGGAGGTAACCCGTGATCACTGCATCAAAGGCTATATTGTCGCCACACCACGGCGGGATAACCGCTTTCTCGTTCATTTTCTGGAGAAGAACGGAATTGATTACTCCCCTTACCGACATATGATTAAATAAAAAGAGCGGAGGCAGCAACAAGTGAAATATTTGATATGCGGCGGCACCGGCTTTATCGGCAAGGAGCTTACCAAGTACTGGCTGCAGGCAGGACATGAAGTTATGATTGTCGGACGGAAACTGCCAGAGGCCCAAACATCCCAGCCTAAGCTCAGTTATCATACCTGGGACAGCCTTGCTGCTAACCCCACACCCGCAGAAGGCACTGATGCTCTGATCAATCTTGCTGGCTCTTCTCTCAGTCAACGTTGGAGTCCCAGCGGGAAGAAGTCTATCATGCAATCCCGTCTTGAAACCGTTACCGCAGCAGCCAAGCTATTGAAATCCTTGCAGAAAAAGCCTTCGGTTCTGATCCAATCCTCTGCTGTAGCCATTTATGGCACTTCGCTGAAAGACACCTTTGACGAGAGCTCTCCGGTCCATGTCATGGATTTCCCATCTGAGGTTGTTAAGACTTGGGAAGCGGCTGCTGACGATGCCTATCAGGACATCCGGCTGATCAAACTGCGTACCGGAGTAGTACTTGGGAATGAAAGTGGAGCTTTCCCCAAAATAAAACTGCCCTACCTCTTGGGCTTCGGTGGAAAAATCGGCAGCGGGCAGCAGTGGATGTCCTGGATTCACTTTGCGGATATCGTGGCTCTGATTGATTTCTGTATTCAGAATCCCGGCATTTCTGGGCCAGTTAATGCTACTGCCCCACATCCGGTGACGAATGAGGAATTCGGCAGAACCATTGGCAAAGTGTACAGTCGTCCTCATTGGTTTCCTCTGCCAGCCTTTTTGCTAAAAGCAGCAGTGGGTGAATTATCCGAAATATTGCTGGAGGGCCAACGTGTCATTCCCGCCAAAGCCTTGGTACACGGATTCACCTTTACCTATCCAACACTTAAGCAGGCTCTGCAACAGCTGAAATCCCAATAACATTTTGCCGCCGCATAAACACCTAATCCTTTACTTAGTCCCTAGGCTATGTGGAAAGTGTATTTCCCTTTAACTATCATGAATGCAGCCCCTTCGGTCAGTGGGTATTCCTTATAAGGAATCATGGCCTCCCCCTGAAAAAAGGTGCCATTTTTAGAGTCCAGATCCTTTAAGATGTAACCCTCTGGGCTTCTGGATATTTCAGCGTGCACTCTCGACGCTCCTTCTGATATTTCTACATACTGAGATACCTCGGCTGATCGGCCGATTATAAAACTGGTGCGATTCAGCTCAATTTTCTCCATAGCTTCTCCATTCTCGGCATCACATCTTTCGAGGTATGGAACATTACGTTTCATTCTTTCAATCTCATGCCCCTTATTCGGCACTTGCTCCTGTGGCAGTAAAGCCGTTGCCGCGATCGGTATCGGTGCCTTGACTCCATAAGGAATAGATTCCTTCTTGCTGGCTCCAAAACTGTCAATCTGCGGAGATTCTACGTTGTTTGAAAGCTTAGGCGATTCCCGAGCGATGATAGGAGAGGCTGCTGGATGAACAGAAGTCACAGGATTTCTACTCGAATTCCTTACCAGCTCCTTACGGATCATATTCCTGCCTATATCGGCTGGCTCCTCCTCCATATCCTCCTCATCTTCAGAAACTCCCAGCCTGATTCTTCCGCTCCAAACCAGCCCGCTCAGGGCCGCCAGTATTAAGGTCACTACTCCACAAACCACCAGCCAGAGCAGCTTCGTACTATTCAGGTAAAGGAACTTCCAAATCAGCGCATCTCCCAAAAGACAAGCCAGAACAATATAGGTTCTAGAGCTTGAGGATTGTTGTTTAAAATCAGCTTCATCACCTGTGCTATTGATCGGTCTCTGCTCTTCTTTTATTCCAAGACTAGGATAACCGCTTATCCATGGTGTTGGATTATGCCTCGCTGAAGCCTGACTTCCCTCATCATGAATTGAAGCTTTCCTCACGGGAGCTGCCGCTTCTTGCACCGAAAGCTCACTCACGCGCTCATGGGGTAATTTCCCTGCTACTGCTTGCTCCACAACTGTTGAAGGGTTGGTAAGCGAAAGAACAGAATCTCCTTCCGTCATCAGCTCCGCCACCAGTTCTCGGAATCCCGCAGGAGTAAAGCCATCCTCCCCACAGTATTGCAATATTCTCTGAACTCCGTTACCCACAAGCTCTGTTATGGACATCAATAGCACCATAATCAGCGACCTAAAGCCCTCTCCGGGACGTACAGAAGATTCAGTATTCTCTAAAGGAATGTACGTGAGATACACTTTACCGTTCTGCAGTGATCCTTCAATGAAAATATAATCCTCATGCAGTGCATACTGTTCTGCCCGCAGCATAAACAACCTGCCGTCCTCCATTCCCCGAGCTATTTGCAGCAGCAAGCCGAAGAATGTAGTCATGCTGAGCTTTTCACTTTTGAGCAGATGACTGAGCATTTTTTTACGGGACACAGCATATTCCAAAGTAATATCCAGATCCATTTCCTTAAGCAGCAGCCGCAGATGATGCGGAATACTGGAGTTCATCAGCATGCGGGCCTGTACCATATTCAGCTTGTCTGCACGCAGACTATCGTGCTTACCAAGCGTCATAAATATACCGTCCTGCTGCATAAAATCACGATTTAATCCAAACAACAAGTTGCACCTCCTAAGCTAAAAATAGAGATATGCACATACCGAACCGGGGATTACCGCCAGCATAAAGGGAAACCTTAACATCTCACTTCTATTCCCCTTTAAGATACCCGGACTCTGCAGCAGCATGAACCCTGTAACTCTACTGAAGACTTTACGTAAACGGCTTCCTGTTTCCTTTCTCCTCAGAACAATAATCCAACCGATCAATGCTCCGAAGAATACGGAATACATAAGGACCTGCAGCGTAAATAATATTCCCGTCCAAGCCCCGATTCCCGCAAAAAGCTTAACATCGCCAGCTCCAACCGCCCCTATCATGTACATGATCAGGAGCAGTATGAACCCCGCAGCTGCCCCACCACCAGCAAACAACAGACCCTGCCAGCCATTCATTATACCCTGCACAAGCAGACCCGCGATCATCGCAGACACGGTGATCCGGTTCGGGATTCTCATGGAGAGGATATCTGTAACAAACGCCGCTGCCAGAAAGGGCAGACAGCCCCAAAATGCCCACTCCGTCATCGAATATGCTCCTTTTTCCACCACTTCATTTCACTAGCCACTTCCCCTAGCTACAACTGTAAATTTCACTTCAATGGATCTGCCGTCCTCCAATTGAATCACAAACTTCCAAACGCCTGGAGTGGTGTTAGAGCCAATCGTCCATTCCCACTCAATATATCCGTCTTTATCCGCCTGTTTCCAGCCTAAATATTTAGCTGTGCTTAACCCGGTTTTATAAAAAATCGAAAGGTTCGCAGATGCGCCAGCTGGAATTTTGGCCCGGATCTTGCCCTTCTGACCCGCTACCCCTGGATTTGGCTGCTCCAAGACCACAATGCCTTCCTCGGCATTCTCAGGCTCCTCACCACTATCCTTTGCGGTTTCTCCCGTATCCCCAATCCATAATCGTTCAACCGCACTAGCTTCAAGTACGATACGCTGATTCAGAAAAGGCACCTTCATCGGCAGCTCGTAGCTAACCTCAAGTCCGAAATAGGGATTCGTTCCCGCCTTCAGGTCCGGAACAATAATATTGGATACATGGATGCGGTCGTAATCTAATAAATCTGAGGATAGATAAGGCTTCATTAAGGGCTTTACCGCAACATCCAGTACACTCTGTGAGGCTTCAGCCTGCAGCTCCTGCAGAGGGCCCTCCCCCTTCTGTAGAGCGGCCATCACCCACTCATCCATAGGCTTCGGCAACGCTTCAGCATATTCTCCGCCCCAATCGGTAAGTGACAGGCGAGGAATACTCCAGGTGGTAGCTGCAGCTGAGTCGGCAGACGCCCCATCTATATCAGTTGCCTCTGATTCTTTACCGTCACCGCTCTCCGTCCCCCATTTCTGTGCCGCCAAAGCTGCAGGATACATATGTGTTGAAATGACTTTGACGGTATCGGAGGCGGTGCTCTGCAAGGCGGTTGAATATAAGGTCATCTGCACGATAGAAATTAGAAACAGAACGAACAACAGAAATATAGGAAGTACCATGGCCGCTTCCACGACCATGCTGCCCTCATCCCTCGTCCCCCTACTTCTCCGATGCCAGCGCTGCCGCATTCTCCTCACAACCTTCCGTTAATAAGAGAAATCAGCCTTAACAGCTCTGTAATAGACTTTACCTTGCACATCACCGGAACTCCCTCCACCATAGTTCAGCAGTTTAATTACACCGGGCAAGAACCAAAGCCGCATGCCGAGTTTAATATCCGCAGCGACATAAGTGTTTTTTTCGGCAGGGTTTATTCCCGTATTTAAGCGAATTAAAGCAAGCATCCGGGAAAGCTGACTCTCTCCACTACCATGCAGCATCATAAACAGACGCAGATGATCGCGGTAGCTGAGCTGTGCGGGCATATATTTGGATAAGGGTACAGCATCCTTTTCACAGAGCAGCAGCATGTCCTGAACCGCCTGCTCAATACCGTATAGCAGGGCTGCAGCCAGGATAGCCAGTGGATTGCCAAGTGCTGCCTTCTCAATAAAACCTTCCATTGTACGGATGGCCAAGCGCATCCCGAATATTTCGCCATAAGCTGCCGCCACATTGCCCACAGGATTATGAAATCCGTAAAGGATATATTCCAGTTCTTGTGCTTGCGGATCAAGTTGGTCAATTAGCTGCTGAGGTGCTGTACCTTCGGCATCCAAGGTTAATGCGGCCAGCTTGGTAACATCAAAATGCTGAAAATACAGTGCTGAATATTCCGTCTGAAAAAGCCTGTCTCTGGCCCCTTCCATGATGCTGCCCATTGCAGCATAGATCCCGTCCATGCTTGACATGGCAGAATCGCCAGCCGCATAAGGATCAGTCTCTGACTGGGCTGCTTGTGAGGTTTCCGACTCTAGTCCTTCATTAAAAGAGACACTATCCTCGTAGTATTGATTCAGTGTTTCATAGCGTTCTAACGATTCCCCTGCCTGATCTTTCAGATCTTTGATCTTGTCCAGCATTTTCATTGCATCGCCCAGCTTGGACTTAGCTTCACGCTCTGTTTGCTTACGCTCTTTATCCGAGCTGCGATGCTCCTCAATCTGAGCAGTCTCGCTGGCAAGAATGGCGCCATGCACACCGTAATTCTGCAGATAGCTATCGATAATATGGGAAGCTCCCAGAACAGCAGCAAACATTTGTGAGTTGTCTCCGTTAATTCCCGATGCTTGAGAGAGTACGTTAAGCAGTACGTTAACTAATGGAGCAATAGCTAGATATGCCTGTCCCTGTGTCGATAGATTATTCTCCATACTTCCAAAATCAGCAGAGGAGAGAATCAGTGAGTCCTCCTGTTCACGAAGTTTCATTAATATATCCGTGCTCATGCCATCGGAGCTTCCCGGAATGTCCCAATTCGCAGTCTGATCCTGACCGCTACCCACTCCGTTGCTTCGAGACTGCTCCAGCACTGCTTCCATTTCCTCATTGAGTTCCCGAGCTCTCTTCAATGCGTTCTGTGCTTCCTCTATTAATCGTTCGTGATCTGTACGGAATGTTAGAAACGTAGTAGGAATCCGTGAGCGAATCTCCGCCGACTGTCTTAAGTAGCTAGCTAGCTCGTTGGTATACTGAGGCCTCTTCTTACTGTCACGATACATGTCGGCGTAGTACTTCCCAATATAGTCATTGTATTGCGCAGCTATATCTGCAGCAGAGGTGACATTGCCCAAAACGCTGGGAACAATGCTATCCTGAGGAGGATTCATGATCAATTGAAGCAAAGACTCTCCACTTTCTGCTGCTTGTCTGCGCCGCTCCTGCATAAGATCCAGCGCTTCTTCACGCGCATCGTAGAGTGGCTGCAGCTTGCTGAGCACCTTCGTTGCTTGCGAAGCCTCTCCCATCGCTGCCGATAACGGTTTGAATTTCCCAGCCAGCTCCAAGGCGAAATCAATCGGGGCTTTGTACTTCATCTCTTCATTAATCTGCCGGCGAAAAACATCATAGCTTCCAAGCGAACGACTAAAGTTCAGGGAAGATGATTCCAGCCCAAGCGTCAAAGGATTGAAGCCATCTTCCCGGCCGCTTTTATGTAGATTATCATTTAACACCCGCGACAATAGCAGACTGCCATCACTGTCTCCAAAAGCGAACAATCCATAGTTCTCCCGCAATTCCTTATCGTACGCTGACAGTACTGATCGGGCACCCGCTCTTGCTAAGCGTTCACCCTGTACGTGCATAGCCGCAATCCGCGCATAATCAATCAATACTGTGGCAAACAGAAACACAAAAGCCAGTACCATGATTAAGAATATCGAGACAGAACCCTCAATTTCGTGATACCCCCACCTGCTCCGGCGCCTTCCATTACTATAAGAACGGGCAACGGTTCTCTTCATTTCAGCCTCCAAAAAATCATTTTCCCTGAAGCTTGGTCATCATTGCGGAAGCATCCTTCTTCTCCATAGCAACTGCAGCCCCACCACTCTGTGAACCTGACCCCGCCTTGAACTTGGCGCCATAATACCGCATCAGGTCGACCGTACG comes from Paenibacillus sp. 19GGS1-52 and encodes:
- a CDS encoding TadE family protein; this translates as MVVEAAMVLPIFLLFVLFLISIVQMTLYSTALQSTASDTVKVISTHMYPAALAAQKWGTESGDGKESEATDIDGASADSAAATTWSIPRLSLTDWGGEYAEALPKPMDEWVMAALQKGEGPLQELQAEASQSVLDVAVKPLMKPYLSSDLLDYDRIHVSNIIVPDLKAGTNPYFGLEVSYELPMKVPFLNQRIVLEASAVERLWIGDTGETAKDSGEEPENAEEGIVVLEQPNPGVAGQKGKIRAKIPAGASANLSIFYKTGLSTAKYLGWKQADKDGYIEWEWTIGSNTTPGVWKFVIQLEDGRSIEVKFTVVARGSG
- a CDS encoding A24 family peptidase, with the translated sequence MTEWAFWGCLPFLAAAFVTDILSMRIPNRITVSAMIAGLLVQGIMNGWQGLLFAGGGAAAGFILLLIMYMIGAVGAGDVKLFAGIGAWTGILFTLQVLMYSVFFGALIGWIIVLRRKETGSRLRKVFSRVTGFMLLQSPGILKGNRSEMLRFPFMLAVIPGSVCAYLYF